The following proteins come from a genomic window of Acinetobacter sp. SAAs474:
- the cydX gene encoding cytochrome bd-I oxidase subunit CydX: MWYFAWILGILMACFAGVLSALYMESHQDLDEE; this comes from the coding sequence ATGTGGTATTTTGCATGGATTCTCGGTATTTTGATGGCGTGTTTTGCAGGTGTACTCAGTGCACTGTATATGGAAAGCCATCAAGATCTTGATGAGGAATAA
- a CDS encoding fatty acid desaturase, with protein MALSSDMINQQKVLKVRAVVSKAGDDLRQRYPILQRQNLIGASILILAWIGIITASYAYAYQHISAWLCIPLVAFFASLTHELEHDLIHYMYFKKTPWAHHLMLALVWLARPNTIHPWARRRLHLNHHKYSGSIHDLEERGIGNGMSWGIKRILVMSDQLMTIYLRPLQMFKMITLFLEKQPEKERKVALILQLIGFFPLGFIYYGLCYIFVIYHVGNMVAALFGLHIAWSSILLQAIPWINFLAVIWLIPNFIRSFSLQFISSNMHYYGDIDSRDVIKQTQVLTVWWLTPLQLFCCNFGATHAIHHFVVKEPFYIRHMTSKIAHQVMKEVGVRFNDVGTFKRMNRWH; from the coding sequence ATGGCTCTTTCTTCAGACATGATCAATCAACAGAAAGTGTTAAAAGTTCGTGCTGTGGTGAGTAAAGCTGGAGATGATTTACGTCAGCGCTATCCAATTTTACAACGACAAAATTTAATCGGGGCAAGTATTTTAATCTTGGCATGGATAGGGATAATTACCGCCAGTTATGCGTATGCCTATCAGCACATCTCTGCGTGGCTCTGTATTCCGTTAGTGGCATTTTTTGCTTCATTAACCCATGAGTTGGAGCATGATTTAATTCATTATATGTATTTTAAAAAAACGCCATGGGCACATCATTTAATGTTGGCTTTAGTCTGGCTGGCACGACCCAATACGATTCATCCTTGGGCACGTAGACGATTACATCTTAATCATCATAAATATTCTGGTTCAATTCATGATTTAGAAGAGCGTGGTATTGGTAATGGTATGTCTTGGGGAATAAAGCGTATTTTAGTGATGAGTGATCAACTCATGACTATTTATTTACGTCCATTACAAATGTTTAAAATGATCACTTTATTTCTTGAAAAGCAGCCAGAAAAAGAGCGTAAAGTTGCATTAATTTTACAATTAATCGGTTTTTTCCCACTGGGTTTTATTTATTATGGTCTATGCTATATTTTTGTAATTTATCATGTCGGTAATATGGTGGCTGCGCTATTTGGATTGCATATTGCATGGTCCAGCATATTGTTACAGGCAATCCCGTGGATTAATTTTCTAGCTGTAATTTGGCTAATTCCAAATTTTATTCGTTCATTTAGTTTGCAGTTTATTAGTTCCAATATGCACTATTATGGTGATATTGATTCAAGAGATGTGATTAAACAAACTCAAGTTCTAACGGTATGGTGGTTAACGCCGTTGCAGTTATTTTGCTGTAATTTTGGTGCGACACATGCAATTCATCATTTTGTGGTTAAAGAGCCTTTTTATATTCGACATATGACCAGTAAAATAGCACACCAGGTGATGAAAGAAGTTGGTGTACGTTTTAATGATGTAGGAACATTTAAGCGCATGAATCGTTGGCATTAA
- a CDS encoding AarF/ABC1/UbiB kinase family protein: MSDQHDKLKQLKTSSIDRRLSIAKASFLAGTRWAASSASTLFANEEDKEKKRKQAMKEQADYLVTEIGKLKGSIVKIGQMMALYGEHFLPEEITQALNTLNNQTIALDWPIIEQQLRMQLGSKLNDLIIDHEPLGTASLAQVHRATRKSDGLSIVLKVQYPGVADAIDSDMNLFKNMLKLTRLVPQTREFDQWFDEVREMMHREVNYKIEADTTRRFAQRLAEDPRYIVPQIIEDYCTNQVLCMTYEAGVPINSPVLLSLPQHRRNQLGEASLEIAVREIFEWGEMQTDPNFGNYLVRLAEHESGHDQIVLLDFGAIRQFDQKLLGVARHLIEAGYDHSLDQMVYAMTDYDFFNNIPQSIKPDMAKVFLIATEAFSSLLNNPDLPEGVMDEENRYDWKKSQLHNRVMQQASKSMASRYFTIPPKEFMFISRKFIGAYTFMTVIDAKTNVRRMLDKYHS; this comes from the coding sequence ATGTCGGATCAGCACGATAAGCTCAAACAACTTAAAACTTCGTCTATAGATCGACGCTTATCTATCGCCAAAGCTTCATTTCTTGCCGGAACACGTTGGGCTGCATCAAGTGCCTCAACGCTTTTTGCCAATGAAGAAGACAAAGAAAAAAAACGTAAACAGGCAATGAAAGAACAAGCAGATTATTTAGTTACAGAAATTGGTAAACTCAAAGGCTCAATCGTTAAAATTGGCCAAATGATGGCACTCTATGGAGAGCATTTTCTACCTGAAGAAATTACCCAAGCTCTCAATACTTTAAATAATCAGACCATAGCGCTTGATTGGCCAATTATAGAACAACAATTGCGTATGCAATTAGGCTCAAAACTTAATGATTTGATTATTGATCATGAGCCTTTAGGAACCGCATCATTAGCACAGGTTCATCGGGCAACACGTAAATCTGATGGTTTAAGTATCGTATTAAAAGTTCAATATCCTGGTGTTGCAGATGCCATCGATTCAGATATGAATCTATTTAAAAATATGCTTAAACTCACCCGTTTGGTGCCGCAAACACGTGAATTCGACCAATGGTTCGATGAAGTACGTGAAATGATGCATCGTGAAGTAAATTATAAAATTGAAGCCGATACCACCCGACGTTTTGCACAACGTCTTGCCGAAGACCCTAGATACATTGTTCCTCAAATTATCGAGGATTATTGTACAAATCAAGTACTCTGTATGACCTATGAGGCTGGCGTGCCAATTAATAGTCCCGTACTGTTATCTCTGCCGCAACATCGACGTAATCAACTTGGGGAAGCCTCTTTAGAAATTGCTGTACGCGAAATTTTTGAATGGGGTGAAATGCAAACCGATCCGAATTTTGGCAATTATTTGGTGCGTTTAGCTGAGCATGAAAGCGGTCATGATCAAATCGTACTACTGGACTTTGGGGCTATTCGTCAATTTGATCAAAAACTACTTGGTGTTGCACGTCATTTAATTGAAGCAGGTTATGATCACAGCCTTGATCAAATGGTCTACGCCATGACTGATTATGACTTCTTTAATAACATCCCTCAAAGTATTAAGCCGGATATGGCAAAAGTATTTTTAATTGCAACGGAAGCATTTAGTAGCTTACTCAACAATCCGGATCTTCCTGAAGGTGTCATGGATGAAGAGAATCGTTACGATTGGAAAAAAAGTCAGTTACATAACCGAGTGATGCAACAAGCATCAAAATCAATGGCCTCACGCTATTTTACGATTCCACCAAAAGAGTTTATGTTTATTAGTCGTAAATTTATTGGCGCTTATACCTTCATGACCGTGATTGATGCCAAAACCAATGTACGACGTATGCTTGACAAATATCATTCATAG
- a CDS encoding cupin domain-containing protein encodes MSTTLDILGGITAEEFLHEYWQKKPLLVRGALPEVINLLEPEDMMELALEEHVNARLIRQKDRDPKQWSVKSSPLIKGDFQKLPKLWTLLIQAVDHSSFEVAELWKKFPFIPQWRRDDIMVSYAPKGGSVGQHFDYYDVFLVQGYGHRRWQLGQMCDATTTFIADQPLKLLTDMDIHFDEVLAPGDLLYVPPGLAHYGVAEDECLTFSFGFRMPNIAEMMDRVSDTFADLTELKKPLSDLLRQHVTAVGEVSNTELSDLKSALLQQLQDSALLDDALMRLISEAKYPENLPESVDITRDDLLAAQQEGYQIILEPASRLLYTQQNDDVLFWANGEQICISTRFAPLLKQLADGQCIELNENLDHPDILEDLAQLINEAILMLVPLDTTLS; translated from the coding sequence ATGTCTACAACACTTGATATATTGGGTGGAATCACCGCCGAAGAGTTTTTGCATGAATACTGGCAAAAAAAACCACTTCTGGTCCGTGGTGCATTACCTGAAGTGATCAATCTTCTTGAACCTGAAGATATGATGGAGCTGGCACTTGAAGAACATGTGAATGCTCGTTTAATTCGGCAAAAGGATCGAGATCCTAAACAATGGAGTGTCAAATCATCACCACTAATTAAAGGCGATTTTCAAAAATTACCCAAATTATGGACATTATTAATCCAAGCTGTGGATCACTCGTCATTTGAAGTTGCTGAATTATGGAAGAAATTTCCATTTATTCCCCAATGGCGTCGTGATGATATTATGGTTTCATATGCGCCTAAAGGTGGCTCAGTGGGGCAACATTTTGACTATTATGATGTTTTTTTAGTTCAAGGTTATGGTCATCGTCGTTGGCAATTGGGGCAAATGTGTGATGCAACGACGACATTTATTGCAGATCAACCCCTTAAATTGCTTACAGATATGGACATTCATTTTGATGAGGTTTTAGCACCTGGAGATTTATTATATGTACCACCAGGCCTAGCACATTACGGTGTAGCAGAAGATGAATGTTTAACGTTTTCTTTTGGTTTCCGTATGCCGAATATCGCAGAAATGATGGATCGCGTCAGTGATACATTTGCTGATCTTACTGAACTTAAAAAACCACTATCAGATCTTCTACGTCAGCATGTTACTGCAGTGGGAGAAGTTTCTAATACTGAGTTAAGTGATTTAAAATCAGCATTATTACAGCAGTTACAAGATTCTGCATTATTAGATGATGCTTTAATGCGTTTAATTTCGGAAGCAAAATACCCTGAAAATCTTCCTGAAAGTGTAGATATTACAAGAGATGACTTACTCGCTGCACAACAAGAAGGCTATCAAATTATATTAGAGCCAGCTTCTCGCCTGCTCTATACACAGCAAAATGATGATGTTCTTTTTTGGGCTAATGGTGAACAAATTTGTATCTCTACACGCTTTGCACCATTATTAAAGCAGCTTGCAGATGGCCAATGTATTGAGCTTAATGAAAATTTAGATCATCCAGACATTCTAGAAGATCTTGCTCAACTAATTAATGAAGCCATTTTAATGCTGGTACCACTCGACACAACGTTGTCTTAA
- a CDS encoding FMN-binding glutamate synthase family protein — translation MASLSQSIRHKFLNTFFSRYSIWFLSIFILVAIFWLRLNYDTHYIYYFISEKLLNVLWLISALLSLLGLYDILQNKHSILKNYPIMGHFRFLFEDFRPEIRQYFIEADQDALPFSRMQRSLVYQRAKNESSDKPFGSIVDVYQDDYRFLMHSMTPSKLADPATFRITIGNEQCSQPYNASIMNISAMSFGSLSANAILALNKGAKLGNFYHDTGEGSISPYHLEYGGDIVWEIASGYFGCRTSEGKFDPEKFAEQAKLPQVKMIEIKLSQGAKPGHGGILPKDKISAEIAKIRGVSQDEDCISPSNHSAFHTPLEFMSFIQQLRELSLGKPVGFKLCLGQPWQFMGIVKAMLDTQIYPDFIVVDGSEGGTGAAPVELIDNVGTPLREGLHFIHNTLVGAGIRDKIKIGASGKIVSAFDISSTMAIGADWINSARGFMFAIGCIQAQSCQTNQCPVGVATQDKERQKALHVPTKAERVYHFHKNTLHALAEMLAAAGLEHPQDIKAHHLAQRINDREIKNYAQLHFFLTEGELLSYDPEQPQDNFYYRMWQLASAQHF, via the coding sequence GTGGCGAGTTTATCACAAAGCATACGGCATAAGTTTTTAAATACTTTTTTTTCACGCTATTCAATTTGGTTTTTGAGTATTTTCATTTTAGTAGCTATCTTTTGGTTACGTTTAAACTATGATACGCATTATATTTATTATTTCATTTCAGAAAAATTACTGAATGTCTTATGGTTAATCTCTGCCCTACTCAGCCTGCTTGGCCTATATGATATTTTACAAAACAAGCACTCTATTCTAAAAAATTATCCGATTATGGGACATTTTAGATTTTTATTTGAAGATTTTCGACCTGAAATTCGTCAATATTTTATTGAAGCTGATCAAGATGCCTTACCTTTTTCTCGTATGCAACGAAGTTTAGTCTATCAGCGTGCAAAAAATGAAAGCTCAGATAAACCTTTTGGCTCTATTGTCGATGTTTATCAAGATGATTATCGTTTTTTAATGCATTCAATGACGCCTAGTAAACTGGCAGATCCAGCCACTTTTAGAATTACAATTGGTAATGAGCAATGTTCACAACCTTATAATGCATCTATTATGAATATTTCAGCAATGAGTTTTGGCAGTTTAAGTGCCAATGCTATTCTTGCTTTAAATAAAGGTGCCAAACTGGGAAATTTTTATCATGATACGGGTGAAGGAAGCATTAGTCCTTATCATTTAGAATATGGTGGTGACATTGTATGGGAAATTGCCAGTGGTTATTTTGGTTGTCGTACCTCAGAGGGTAAGTTTGATCCAGAAAAGTTTGCTGAACAGGCCAAATTACCTCAAGTTAAAATGATCGAAATTAAACTCTCTCAAGGTGCTAAACCAGGACATGGTGGCATTTTACCTAAAGATAAGATTTCAGCAGAAATTGCAAAAATTCGGGGTGTCAGTCAAGATGAAGACTGTATTTCTCCATCTAATCATTCGGCATTTCATACACCATTAGAATTCATGTCTTTTATTCAACAGTTAAGAGAACTTTCTCTGGGTAAACCTGTTGGATTTAAGCTTTGCCTTGGTCAACCATGGCAATTTATGGGCATTGTCAAAGCCATGCTCGACACTCAAATTTATCCAGATTTTATTGTGGTTGATGGATCAGAAGGTGGAACAGGTGCTGCACCCGTTGAATTAATTGATAATGTAGGTACACCATTACGTGAAGGATTACACTTTATACATAACACATTAGTCGGTGCTGGAATTAGGGATAAAATCAAAATTGGTGCTAGTGGTAAAATTGTCAGTGCGTTCGATATTTCAAGCACCATGGCTATCGGTGCCGACTGGATCAATTCAGCACGTGGCTTTATGTTCGCTATTGGATGTATTCAAGCACAAAGTTGTCAAACCAATCAATGCCCAGTCGGTGTCGCAACTCAAGATAAAGAACGTCAAAAAGCACTACACGTACCCACTAAGGCAGAGCGAGTCTATCATTTTCATAAAAATACCCTGCATGCTTTGGCAGAAATGCTCGCTGCTGCTGGTTTAGAACATCCTCAAGATATTAAAGCACATCACTTAGCACAGCGTATTAATGATCGCGAGATTAAAAATTATGCACAGTTACATTTCTTTCTTACCGAAGGTGAATTGTTAAGCTATGACCCAGAACAGCCACAGGACAACTTCTATTATCGAATGTGGCAATTGGCATCTGCACAACACTTTTAA
- the cydB gene encoding cytochrome d ubiquinol oxidase subunit II, translating into MIEYELLKIIWWVLVGVLLIGFALTDGFDMGSMALMPFVGKTDEERRAAINTIAPHWDGNQVWFITAGGALFAAWPMVYATAFSGMYWALLLVLFALFLRPVGFDYRSKLENKKWRNSWDWGLAIGGAVPALVFGVAFGNMLLGVPFYLDDTLRSFYTGYFYQLLNPFALICGVVSLSMLCAHGGAWLMLRTDGDLQKRAAKAAQLMGGVFLVCFLIIGAWLYFGNIQGYTLQQPYNTNGVANPLIKEVITNANPGWMNNYSLYPITMIAPIMAILGSLIVIGSAGKIKAGLTFLGSTLAIVGAILTAGFALFPFLMPSSTDPVSSLTMWDAVSSQMTLTVMTIAACIFVPLILLYTSWCYYKMWGVVDKKYIKENSHSLY; encoded by the coding sequence ATGATCGAATATGAATTGCTCAAAATCATCTGGTGGGTTTTAGTCGGTGTTTTACTGATTGGATTTGCGCTAACAGACGGTTTCGATATGGGCTCAATGGCATTAATGCCATTTGTTGGAAAAACAGATGAAGAACGCCGTGCGGCAATTAATACCATTGCACCGCACTGGGATGGTAACCAAGTCTGGTTTATTACTGCAGGTGGTGCACTATTTGCAGCTTGGCCGATGGTCTACGCCACAGCCTTTTCAGGTATGTACTGGGCATTGTTATTGGTATTATTTGCCTTGTTTTTACGTCCTGTCGGCTTTGACTATCGTTCCAAACTTGAAAACAAAAAATGGCGTAATTCATGGGATTGGGGACTAGCGATTGGTGGTGCAGTGCCAGCATTAGTCTTTGGTGTTGCATTTGGTAATATGCTACTGGGTGTGCCATTTTATCTAGATGATACTTTGCGCTCTTTCTATACCGGATACTTCTATCAACTGCTTAATCCATTTGCTCTTATTTGTGGTGTAGTGAGTCTTTCCATGCTCTGCGCACACGGTGGTGCTTGGTTAATGCTACGTACTGATGGTGACCTACAAAAACGTGCTGCTAAAGCTGCTCAACTCATGGGTGGAGTATTTTTAGTCTGCTTCTTGATTATTGGTGCTTGGTTATATTTTGGTAATATCCAAGGCTATACTTTACAACAACCTTATAATACCAATGGTGTTGCCAATCCATTAATCAAAGAAGTGATTACTAATGCCAATCCTGGTTGGATGAATAACTATAGTTTATATCCAATTACCATGATTGCACCGATTATGGCAATCCTTGGCTCACTGATTGTGATTGGCTCTGCAGGTAAAATTAAAGCAGGATTAACATTCTTAGGCTCTACCCTTGCAATTGTAGGTGCAATTTTAACTGCTGGTTTTGCGTTATTTCCATTCCTTATGCCATCAAGCACAGATCCAGTTTCAAGCTTGACTATGTGGGATGCAGTATCTAGCCAAATGACTTTAACTGTAATGACCATTGCAGCGTGTATTTTTGTTCCACTTATTTTGCTTTATACATCTTGGTGTTACTATAAGATGTGGGGTGTTGTGGATAAAAAATACATTAAAGAGAATTCGCATAGCCTTTACTAA
- a CDS encoding histidine phosphatase family protein → MTTIYFIRHGQASFGEACYDKLSHKGEQQAKILGQYLDKILINEKPHIVAGSMQRHQQTAYISLQECFPNAQVYTNSAWNEFNHQQVFARYDARFADPQVLKQVISQQQDPFKYLGNLFEKAVQRWVSGEYDHDYDETWLQFKHRVETALQYLCQEISTNKPDSVLVYTSGGVISLLAGKMLDLSIEKTFELTWAVANTSLTTLKVLDNAPYLLTLNEHYFLKAQNPQLLTWI, encoded by the coding sequence ATGACAACAATTTATTTCATTCGGCATGGTCAAGCCTCATTTGGTGAAGCCTGTTATGACAAACTATCACATAAGGGTGAACAACAAGCAAAAATATTAGGTCAATATTTAGATAAAATTTTAATCAATGAAAAACCGCATATTGTGGCTGGTTCAATGCAGCGGCATCAGCAAACGGCTTATATTTCATTACAAGAATGTTTCCCGAATGCTCAAGTGTATACCAATAGTGCATGGAATGAGTTTAATCATCAGCAAGTTTTTGCACGATATGATGCTCGCTTTGCTGATCCACAGGTATTAAAACAGGTGATATCACAACAACAAGATCCCTTTAAATATTTAGGGAATCTATTTGAAAAAGCAGTACAACGTTGGGTATCTGGTGAATATGATCATGACTATGATGAAACTTGGTTGCAGTTTAAGCATCGTGTTGAAACAGCTTTACAATATTTATGTCAAGAAATTAGTACCAATAAACCTGATTCAGTGCTGGTCTATACTTCAGGTGGTGTAATTTCCTTACTGGCAGGAAAAATGTTGGATTTAAGTATAGAGAAGACATTTGAATTAACATGGGCTGTAGCCAATACCAGTTTAACCACATTAAAAGTGCTCGATAATGCGCCTTATTTACTGACATTAAATGAGCATTATTTTCTGAAAGCACAAAATCCTCAATTATTAACTTGGATTTAA
- the cydP gene encoding cytochrome oxidase putative small subunit CydP: protein MSSKSKDFNKRIVREITAILIIKVIILLIIKNIWFDAPTIPKNFDNQVAERIAGNSSVTKETR, encoded by the coding sequence ATGAGCTCAAAATCTAAAGATTTTAACAAAAGGATTGTTCGGGAAATAACGGCTATTTTAATTATTAAAGTCATTATTTTACTCATCATAAAAAACATTTGGTTCGATGCCCCGACTATTCCTAAGAACTTTGACAATCAGGTTGCCGAGCGTATTGCTGGTAACTCTTCCGTAACCAAGGAGACACGTTGA
- a CDS encoding cytochrome ubiquinol oxidase subunit I, with translation MISESVVDLSRFQFAMTAMYHFIFVPLTLGLAFILAIMETTYVVSGKEIYKDMTKFWGKLFGINFALGVTTGLTMEFQFGTNWAYYSHYVGDIFGAPLAIEGLMAFFLESTFIGLFFFGWDRLSKVQHLCVTWLVAIGSNMSALWILIANGWMQNPVGSAFNYETMRMELVDFGALLFNPVAQVKFVHTVSAGYVTGAIFVLAISSYYLLKKRDLPFARRSFAIAAIFGLASTLSVILLGDESGYEVGDVQKSKLAAIEAEWETQPPPAAITLIGIPNNDTMTTDYAIKIPYVLGIIATRSLDTPILGVKDLIKLHEQRIRNGMVSYGQLEKLRAGDQSPELKAAFAESQKDLGYGLLLKKYTTNVVDANEQQIKAAARDSIPNVTALFLSFRVMVACGFLMLLLFILAAFAVAKRNAENKPWLLKFALFSLPLPWFAAQTGWYVAEGGRQPWTIGEVLPTYLSASSLSEADVIGSITALALFYTVLLIIELYLMIKFSRLGPSSLHTGKYHFEKLEAAKKANEESQV, from the coding sequence ATGATTTCTGAAAGCGTGGTCGATCTATCGCGGTTCCAGTTTGCAATGACTGCGATGTATCACTTTATTTTTGTGCCACTGACTTTAGGTCTAGCCTTTATTCTTGCCATCATGGAAACCACTTATGTTGTTTCTGGTAAAGAAATTTATAAAGATATGACTAAATTCTGGGGAAAACTCTTCGGGATTAACTTTGCTCTTGGTGTAACAACTGGTTTAACCATGGAATTCCAGTTCGGTACCAACTGGGCTTATTATTCACACTACGTCGGCGATATTTTTGGTGCTCCATTAGCAATTGAAGGCCTCATGGCATTCTTCTTGGAATCGACCTTTATTGGGTTATTCTTTTTTGGATGGGATAGACTTTCCAAAGTTCAACATCTATGTGTGACATGGTTAGTGGCCATTGGCTCTAATATGTCAGCGTTATGGATTTTGATTGCGAATGGCTGGATGCAAAACCCAGTCGGCTCTGCATTTAACTACGAAACCATGCGTATGGAACTGGTAGATTTTGGTGCTTTACTGTTTAACCCTGTTGCTCAGGTTAAATTTGTTCATACCGTTTCTGCTGGTTATGTAACAGGTGCTATTTTTGTACTTGCGATTTCGAGTTATTATTTACTTAAAAAGCGTGACTTACCCTTTGCACGTCGTTCATTTGCAATTGCCGCTATTTTTGGTTTGGCATCGACACTTTCCGTGATTTTATTAGGTGATGAATCTGGATATGAAGTCGGTGACGTTCAAAAGTCAAAACTTGCAGCAATTGAAGCAGAATGGGAAACACAGCCACCACCTGCTGCAATTACACTGATTGGTATTCCAAACAACGATACCATGACGACAGATTACGCAATTAAAATCCCTTATGTCCTTGGAATCATTGCAACACGTTCCCTCGATACGCCTATTTTAGGGGTAAAAGACCTCATTAAATTACATGAACAACGTATTCGTAATGGTATGGTTTCATATGGTCAACTTGAAAAATTACGTGCAGGTGATCAGTCTCCTGAACTTAAAGCAGCATTTGCTGAATCCCAAAAAGATTTAGGTTATGGCTTGTTGCTTAAAAAATACACAACCAATGTTGTAGATGCAAACGAACAACAAATTAAAGCTGCTGCACGAGACAGTATTCCAAACGTAACGGCATTATTCTTATCATTCCGCGTTATGGTGGCTTGTGGCTTCTTAATGCTTCTACTCTTTATTCTTGCTGCGTTCGCTGTCGCTAAACGCAATGCAGAAAATAAACCATGGTTATTAAAATTCGCATTATTTTCACTACCATTACCTTGGTTTGCAGCACAAACAGGTTGGTATGTTGCAGAAGGTGGCCGTCAACCTTGGACGATTGGTGAAGTGCTTCCAACTTACCTTTCAGCATCAAGCTTAAGCGAGGCAGATGTCATTGGTTCAATTACTGCATTGGCATTATTTTACACAGTACTATTAATCATTGAACTTTACTTAATGATTAAATTCTCTCGTCTTGGCCCAAGTTCACTTCATACTGGTAAATATCATTTTGAAAAACTTGAAGCTGCTAAAAAGGCAAATGAGGAGTCTCAAGTATGA
- a CDS encoding OB-fold-containig protein codes for MHTFLFDPNLIPFHMSLIILVIVSMVETLGYYLNIKTSYYLKSCFPRYVLRSKLIDIRFSKILILIFLLLNFSVAGYILEWVAFAKFHIFVPFYYIIIPAIIISIFFTVFMIHCLDQVIKPRFDKKNINLIGCLATVSSGNARPGFSAQARVRDQYGQLHYIQVEPEFGELELQAQILLIKQHKSYYIAKRISRSNHILNHHN; via the coding sequence ATGCACACTTTTCTATTTGACCCTAACCTCATTCCTTTTCACATGAGTTTAATTATTTTAGTGATAGTGAGCATGGTAGAGACCTTAGGCTATTATCTCAATATTAAAACCAGCTATTACTTAAAAAGCTGTTTCCCACGCTATGTACTTCGTTCAAAGCTGATTGATATCAGATTTAGTAAAATTCTCATCTTGATATTTTTATTGCTAAACTTTAGTGTGGCTGGATATATTTTAGAGTGGGTTGCTTTTGCAAAGTTTCATATATTCGTGCCATTTTACTATATCATTATCCCTGCGATTATCATTTCAATATTTTTTACTGTATTTATGATTCACTGTTTAGATCAAGTGATCAAACCTCGATTTGACAAAAAAAATATTAATCTGATTGGCTGTTTAGCGACTGTTTCTAGCGGCAATGCTCGTCCAGGTTTTTCTGCTCAAGCCCGTGTTAGAGATCAATACGGACAATTACATTATATTCAGGTCGAACCTGAATTTGGTGAGTTAGAATTACAAGCTCAAATTTTACTAATTAAACAACATAAATCTTATTATATTGCTAAACGTATTTCACGATCTAATCATATCTTAAATCATCACAATTAA
- a CDS encoding cyd operon YbgE family protein: protein MKSDSIEKKPNKLVMIISCILAFPLAAVLLVHPSAMLDDNGGYSHGAMMLIMVGISGGFIHGVGFQPRFWLWKWLFSPWLAWPLMLWGYYIWFFA, encoded by the coding sequence ATGAAATCAGATTCAATAGAAAAAAAGCCGAATAAATTAGTCATGATCATCTCATGCATATTGGCGTTTCCATTAGCTGCTGTATTGTTAGTCCACCCATCTGCAATGTTAGATGACAATGGTGGCTATAGTCACGGTGCCATGATGCTGATCATGGTAGGAATCTCTGGAGGATTTATTCATGGTGTTGGCTTTCAACCAAGATTTTGGCTTTGGAAATGGCTTTTCAGTCCATGGCTTGCATGGCCACTGATGCTCTGGGGTTACTATATCTGGTTTTTTGCCTAA
- a CDS encoding Rieske (2Fe-2S) protein, whose product MFKLCNTEDIPEREARSFETPDDDIIFITQRDGQFFAYQNICPHLQVELEFLENQFLDREQEYIECSTHGALFLVETGECISGPCQGQSLEKVAIEVHSDGGIYLVE is encoded by the coding sequence ATGTTTAAATTGTGTAATACTGAAGATATTCCAGAACGTGAAGCACGTTCATTTGAAACCCCCGATGATGATATTATCTTTATCACTCAACGTGATGGACAATTTTTTGCTTATCAAAATATCTGTCCCCATTTACAAGTTGAATTGGAGTTTCTAGAAAATCAATTTTTAGATCGAGAACAAGAATATATTGAATGTTCTACACATGGCGCACTATTTTTAGTCGAAACTGGCGAGTGTATTTCTGGACCTTGCCAAGGTCAGTCTCTTGAAAAAGTCGCGATTGAAGTACACTCTGATGGTGGAATCTACCTTGTAGAATAA